The DNA window TTCAGCTCGAAGGGGCCGCCCTCGATCACCTTCGGTCCTTCGCCCAGGCTCGAACGTGTGGTGTCAACTCTCAGCTTCTTCTCGACGGCGTCGTAGAACACCGCCGTCTGCTCCTGGCCGTCGGGCGAGCAGCAGACTTTGACGCCGCACTGCGCGGCGCCGCTGGGCATCATTTCGATGTTCAGCTCGAGGCTGTTGCCCGCCACGTCCCGGAGCGGCAGCTCACCGTCGGCGGGGATGCGGAGGTTCTCTTGTTTCCTCGGGTTGTAGCGGAGGAGAGCGAGTTCCTCGGGCGGGGCGATGCGGAGCGTCTTGTCGTCGCCAAGGGAGAGGACGCGCGGGAGGCTCATCGTGCCCGACCAGCCGCTGGCGGCCTGCGTCTCGCGCGTGCGCCCGTCGAAGACCCAGGCCCACATGAGCCGGCGGCCCCGGGCGTCCACCAGGCTCTCGGGTGCGAAGAAGTGGTTGTCCACCCACGTCATGCGCCCGTGGGTCTCGGGCGTGAAGCGGTCGTTCTCATAGCGCCCGAGGTAGTACTGGCAGCCGAGGTTGTGGCTGATGAAGAGGAGCATGTGCCGGTCGCCGAGGGGGAAGAAGTCGGGGCACATGTTGTCCTCGTCGGCCCGCGTCCACTTGCGGTCGCTCTGGTAGAACGGGTGCAGGTAGGTCCACCGCACGAGGTCGTCGGAGACGAAGAGGTAGAGCGTGTCGCCCTGGTGCTGGGGCATCTTCTGCTTCAGGCCGAACTCGCGGAGGACGAGCAGGTTGCCGGTGAGCAGGTAGTAGCGGCCGTTGTGGCGCCAGATGGCCGAGGGGTCGGCGGCGCCGTAGACCGTGCCGTCGGGCTGCACGGTGAGGCCGTGAGCGGTCTCGCGGATGACGGGGTTGTGTGGGCTCTTGGTCCAGCGGTCGAGGTCGTCGTCGGTGCTCGTGGCGATGCAGATGCCGCCTGGGCTGCCGAGGCCCCAGTAGGTGATCGTGGGCACGCCGTTCGCGTCCACGAACGCGCCGCCGCTGAAGATGCCCTTGTCGGCGCCGCCGGGCTCGAGGGCGAGCGGGTGGTGGCGCCAGTGAAGAAGGTCGGTGCTGGAGATGTGCGCCCAGCAGTGGCCCTTCTCGGTCTGCACGATGTACATGAGATGGTAGCGGCCCTTCCAGAAGAGCGCGCCGTTGGGGTCGAAGGGGCCGCAGAGCCCCTCGGGCGTGACGATGTGGTATCCCGGGCGATAGGGGTTGGCTTGGAGTTTCGCCCGAAGCTCCCGGGTGCTCTGGATCAGCCTGTTCACGTCGCCGGCCTCGACGTCGGCCATGCACAACGCTCCTAGAAGGGCCACGAACACGCGCCTGCGGTGCGACATCGGTACTCTTTTCTCGTCCACATTGTCCATCGTGTCCATCCTGTCTTTGGGCGATGGACAGAATGGACAGGATGGACACGGAGGGCGATCGGCTCACCAGGCATTCGTCGCGGCCATCTCCCAGATGTCGAGCGAGCGGACCTTCGCCCTGCCGCCCAGGCTGAACAGCGCCACGCCCAGAGCGTCGGTGCGGCTGGGGTAGATGCGCTGGGTCACGCACTGCCGGCCGTTGGCGAAGACCTCGACAATCGAGCGGTCGAGGAAGACGCGCAGCTTGAGCGCCTCGCCCTCGCGCAACTCGAGGGGGGCCTCCTGGACGCGTTCATCGGAGCCGTCGGTGACATTGAAGGGACTCGGCCAGCCGTAGCGCACGTCCGCGCTGAGGCTTGACCTGGCGACATCGAGGCGGAGCGTCCTCGCGGCCGGGTCGAATGCGATGAGGGTTTCCTCTTCGCCCGCGGGCGAGCGACGCACTTTGAGCCCGACCTGTTTCGCCGCGCCCGGCTCGATCTCCAGGGCAATCTCGAGGCAATCGCCCTTCGCATCGTCCAGCGGGCTGTCGCCGTCGAGCGCCAGGTTCTCGCGGTGGCGGGGGTTCATCCGCAGCCGCTCAAGCTCGGCGATGGGCTCGATGCGCAGCGTCTTGTCGTCGGCCAGCGAGAGGACGCGCGGCAGGCTCATCACGCCGCCCCAGCCGGCGGCGCTCTGGGCGGCGGGGGTCCGCGCCTCGCACACCCAGCCCCACAGGATGCGGCGGCCCTGGGCATCGAGCAGCGTCTCGGGCGCGAAGAACCGCCCGCCCGTCCACGTCATCATCCCGTGGCTCTCGGGCGCGAACTTCTCCTTCTCCCACCGTCCGATGCAGTACTGCACGCCCATGTCGTGCGCGATGAAGAGGAACATGTGCCGGTCGCCCAGGGGAAAGAAGTCGGGGCACGAGGCGTCGCCGCCGTGTATCCATTTGCGGTCGGGGATGAACGGGCCCTGGAACTCCCATTTTCTCAGGTCGCTCGACTTGAAGAGCGTCGGGGTTCCGCCGCCGAAGATGGCGTAGTAGGTGTCGCCTTCGAGCCAAGCGTGGGGGTCCCAGGAGCTGTACTTGCCTTCGCCGGGCTCGCCCTTCTTCGGGATGGGCACGATGGGGTTCGAGGGCAGCTTGTCCCACTCGAGCAGGTCGTCGTCCCTGGCGATGGCGATGCAGTTGCCCACGCCGCAGCCGTGGTAGATGATGGTCGGGCGGCCCTCCTTGTTCACGAAGGCGCCGCCGCTGAAGATCCCCCGATCGCCGTGGCCGGGCACCAGGGCGAGGGGCAGTATCGTCCAGTGCAGCAGGTCGTGGCTCACAGCGTGGCCCCAGCAGTGGCCGCCGTGCTGGACGATGTACATGAGGTGATAGCGGCCCCGCCAGAAGAGGGCGCCGTTGGGGTCGAAGGGCATGCAGATGCCCTCGGGGCTGACGAAGTGGTAGCGCGGGCGATGCGGGTCGGCGAGGAGGCGCGCGCGGAGCGCGCGAGCGTCGGCGATCAGGTCGCCGCCCGCGGCGGGCGCTCGGCCGCGCCAGCTCGGCACCTCGCCGCGGGCGCTCACCAGGTAGCTGCCGCGGCCATCGAGCACCAGCTTGCCATCGGCCACCCTGGCGTTGCCGAAGAGTCTGGTGTTCGGGAACGTGCCCATCCGCTCCTCGGCCTTGCCGTCCGCGAAGGTCCACCACGCAAGGGGCTTCGGGTGCGACGCCTGGCTGGGCTTGAGCGCGGCGAGTTGCTCGGGCGTCAGGGCGACGCTGTAGATGCGGGCGTCCTCGATGGCGCCGGCGAAGCATGCGCCGTCGCCCGCCGCCACGTGCCGCAGGCCGATGACGGCGAAGCTCCGCGGCCCGAACGCCTGGGGCTGCCCGACCGTGTACTCGGCATAGCGGACGCCGTTGCGGTAGATCGCGATCCGCGTGCCCTCGTAGACCACGGCCACCTGCACGAAGGTTTTCGCGTCGGCGGTTTCGGCGGCCCAGGCATCCTGCGGGCGGTGCGTGCGGCGGAAGAAGTCGCTGCCCGCCATCCACCGGGCGGGGGCGAGTTCGCCGAAGACGACCGCGTCGAAGCGGTCATCGCCGTCCTCGAGCGTGAGCGCGCTGCCGCCCCTCTGAGTCAGGTTGGCCGGGGCGGCCCAGACGACGAGCGTCTTGTCGGCGATGTCGGGCACCTTTCTGTCCTCCGCCGCGCGGGCGGGGCAGGCGGCGCAGGCGGCCAGAGCCGCTGCGAGGGCGGCCCATCCCAAGGTTCTGCCCTGCGTCACCTGGGTTCTCCTGCGGGGGCGGCAAGCCACGCCTTCAGTTCGCCGAAGGCTTGCGCCTCGCCGCCGGCCACCAGCCCGAGCCTGCCCGAGGCCGCCGCAGGCAGGCTGAAGCATTCTATCAGGATATCATCCAGGTAAACTTCCATCAACGAGCCCTTGAGCAGCAGGCGGAACCGGGCGGGCGCGCCGAAGCGCATCTCGCGGTTGACCGCCTTGTCGGCCTTGAAGCCGGCGCCGTCGCTTCGCAGCGCTCCGAGTTCCGCGGCGCCCGCGGCGTCGAGGACCACGGCGCTCCCTTGCCCGTCGCCGCACTCGATGTAGAGGCCGCGCGGCGCCTGGCTGGCCTTCGGCAACGCAAGCGTCCCCTCGAGGATCACGCCCGCCTGAACGTCGAAGACGCCGGGGATCATCGCGACCGGCTCTATGGCCGTCGGGACCCCGATTTTGATGGGCCGGCCCTTCATCTTCTCGTTGCCCCGCCACCAGCCGAGCCGCAGGGTGCCCTCGGCGTCGAGCACGGCGGCCTTGAGCGTGCCGAAGTACACCTGGCCGTCGCGCGCGATCGAGTGGTGGTTCACCAGCACGCCGTCGGGCGTGGGGAAGAAGCGCGAGAAGTACGTGTGGCCCGACAGGAGGCGCAGGTTCCGCTTTGCAGCGTGGAACGGTCCCTCGGGGCGGTCGGCGACGAGCGTGACCATGAGGCCGCCGGTGCCGAACATCATGTAGTATCGGCCGCCGAGCTTCTCGATGGCCCCGACCTCTCCCTCGCCGACACCGATGACCTTGGGCGGCTCGAGTGCGCGCCACGTCACGCCGTCGAGGCTCTCGCCGAAGCCGAACCGCCCGCCCGTCTCCCTCTTCGGCGTGGCCGTCCAGTAGCCGTACAGCCCGCCGCCGGGGCGCGGGAGGGTCCAGATGCAGTCCCATCGCCCGTTCCGCTCGTACCAGCGCTCGTCCTGCACGAACTCCAGGTCGTTGCCCAGCCGCGTCCAGTGCACCAGGTCTTTCGATTCAGCGAAGAAGATGGTCTGCCGCGGCCCCCTCCACTCGGAGAAGTTGAGGAGGAACCTGCCGTCGCGCTCGAAGGCGGGCGATTTCCAGGTCGAGCCGGTGCCCATCCAGGTCACGCCGCG is part of the Planctomycetota bacterium genome and encodes:
- a CDS encoding glycoside hydrolase family 32 protein, which gives rise to MADVEAGDVNRLIQSTRELRAKLQANPYRPGYHIVTPEGLCGPFDPNGALFWKGRYHLMYIVQTEKGHCWAHISSTDLLHWRHHPLALEPGGADKGIFSGGAFVDANGVPTITYWGLGSPGGICIATSTDDDLDRWTKSPHNPVIRETAHGLTVQPDGTVYGAADPSAIWRHNGRYYLLTGNLLVLREFGLKQKMPQHQGDTLYLFVSDDLVRWTYLHPFYQSDRKWTRADEDNMCPDFFPLGDRHMLLFISHNLGCQYYLGRYENDRFTPETHGRMTWVDNHFFAPESLVDARGRRLMWAWVFDGRTRETQAASGWSGTMSLPRVLSLGDDKTLRIAPPEELALLRYNPRKQENLRIPADGELPLRDVAGNSLELNIEMMPSGAAQCGVKVCCSPDGQEQTAVFYDAVEKKLRVDTTRSSLGEGPKVIEGGPFELKPGEPLRLRVFVDKSLVEAFANGRQAIARTIYPTRPDARGVALFSRGGGATVPSLDAWDMAPANPW
- a CDS encoding GH32 C-terminal domain-containing protein, yielding MTQGRTLGWAALAAALAACAACPARAAEDRKVPDIADKTLVVWAAPANLTQRGGSALTLEDGDDRFDAVVFGELAPARWMAGSDFFRRTHRPQDAWAAETADAKTFVQVAVVYEGTRIAIYRNGVRYAEYTVGQPQAFGPRSFAVIGLRHVAAGDGACFAGAIEDARIYSVALTPEQLAALKPSQASHPKPLAWWTFADGKAEERMGTFPNTRLFGNARVADGKLVLDGRGSYLVSARGEVPSWRGRAPAAGGDLIADARALRARLLADPHRPRYHFVSPEGICMPFDPNGALFWRGRYHLMYIVQHGGHCWGHAVSHDLLHWTILPLALVPGHGDRGIFSGGAFVNKEGRPTIIYHGCGVGNCIAIARDDDLLEWDKLPSNPIVPIPKKGEPGEGKYSSWDPHAWLEGDTYYAIFGGGTPTLFKSSDLRKWEFQGPFIPDRKWIHGGDASCPDFFPLGDRHMFLFIAHDMGVQYCIGRWEKEKFAPESHGMMTWTGGRFFAPETLLDAQGRRILWGWVCEARTPAAQSAAGWGGVMSLPRVLSLADDKTLRIEPIAELERLRMNPRHRENLALDGDSPLDDAKGDCLEIALEIEPGAAKQVGLKVRRSPAGEEETLIAFDPAARTLRLDVARSSLSADVRYGWPSPFNVTDGSDERVQEAPLELREGEALKLRVFLDRSIVEVFANGRQCVTQRIYPSRTDALGVALFSLGGRAKVRSLDIWEMAATNAW